The genomic stretch AGACTACACCTGAAtaaattacagttatgaaaacATCCCTTGAAGAGTCTTTCATATCCATACCAAAACTTTTAAACATGACTCTGCTTTAAGAATTACTGAGCAACAAACAGTGTTTGAGTTTGATCCCAGTCACGTGCAGATATTGAAGTTTGCAGCCAGTTGAGGTGTAAATAAATGGTTAAAATCCTCATGTTTTTTGTTATGTGTTGTTGTGAAATGATGCACGTGTGTGGCAGCATGcggaggcgtgtgtgtgtgtgtgtctgtgtgttagcgaatgtgtgagtaacTTGGTATCCATGATGCTTTGTAGCCATGGAAACAAAGAGGTTTTCTCGTGCCTGGGCATCCAGCTGGCAGTTGATTGGTTCCTGGAGAAAGGGCACAAAGATATCACAGTGTTTGTGCCGGCGTGGAGGAAAGAACAGTCCAGACCGGACGCCCCtatcacaggtgtgtgtggagttttATTTGCATGTATACAAACCAAACACTCAGTggccaaacatttgtagacacctccTCATCTTGACTTTCATCTGAAGTGATAAACTAAATCGTTGAGGTTAGGTGCAGTTGTTGGAGGATTAATTCTAGGTAACAAACACCACTTCAGTTTACTCCAAGGGGCTACATCAATCATTTCAATATGTTGTGTGACTTTATAACCCTCTAGACCAGTGGTTCTTAAATGGTGGTGTGTGTACCACTGTTAGTATGCACAGCATCCCGATGTATAAGGaatttttgaattattacagaATAATTGAAATTTTAAAGTTTGAATGTgtaattctttaaaaataaaatgtattttgtgcaTTAACAACATACCATGTGGGCAGTATTATTTGAAAGAGCAGGTAAGCTACACAAACTGgtggaaaacatttttttaccacTTACTAAAGAGACAACAAACAAAAGCCAAATATTGTAACAAAATGAATGCTGAGCCAGATGTGTAACAACAACTGCTCTAGCCCAGCCTTGTCATTGGGTATGTTGACCTTAAGGGGCTGTCTaccaatgttttaaaaatatatgatttCTATGTAAATCAATGAGATAAACAAAGACAAGTGATGtgccacttctctctctctctgtgcagatCAGGAGATCCTGAGAAAGCTGGAGAAAGAGAAGATCCTGGTCTTCACTCCGTCTCGTCGTGTCCAGGGGCGAAGGGTGGTTTGTTACGATGACCGGTTCATCGTGAAACTGGCATGCGATTCGGATGGCATCATTGTATCCAATGACAACTACCGCGACCTGCAGAATGAGAAGCCAGAATGGAAGAAGTTCATTGAGGAACGTCTGCTCATGTACAGCTTCGTCAACGACAAGTACGCTCCCCTAGCGCCACGGAGatggtctttctctctctctctctctctctctctctctctctccctctctctctctctctcactttctgtgcTCATACTCCCAGTCATTAATAACATGTAGCTTCACAGATCTATATGGTTTTCACAGACTCAGCGGATGTGTTGTTATTTGTAAGaaggtttatttattgtttattgctCTATGCAGGTTTATGCCCCCTGACGACCCCCTTGGTAGACATGGTCCAAGTTTGGAGAATTTTCTTCGGAAGCGACCTGTGGTCCCGGAACACAAGAAGCAACCGTGTCCTTACGGTCAGTACAGCAAAAGTAGGAAATGGCATCATATGTTACTCTATTATTAAAATGGTAGCATTTTACTGTAGGGCATTGTTTTTAAGGCATAAATAATAGTTTATTATAAAGCCTAACTACATGAACGTCACATGAGCCTAGAACCATTTTCCAGTTTCATTTGGGGCAGTTACCATAAAAGGTGCTATTTGACAAGTGATGCCCCAATATTTGCATGTGATTGTATGTCATCTTGAAAACAGAGTTGAGAAATGAGGTTTGTCAGTTTTTAAGATGAGCTAAGATTGCTGTTGGTATTGCCTTAAGAACACTGCACTTTGTAAAGTGTCACCCTTAAATCATTACTTTTATAAACATCTCTTACGACTATACGACCCCACCGCACTCAGTATGCTTTGCTATGCCTTTGTATTCCTGTTTACTCTCAGGTAAGAAGTGCACATACGGTCACAAGTGTAAGTACTACCACCCAGAGAGAGCTGCTCAGCCAATGCGCTCAGTCGCTGATGAACTGCGAGCTTTCGCCAAGCTTTCTGCCGTTAAGACCATGAGCGAGGGTGCTCTCGTCAAGTGCGGTACCTCTGGCACCAGTGCTAAAGGAGACGGTTCAGAGGCCAAAAGAGTGGCGCCGAAAAGACAGTCAGATCCAAGTATTCGTTCTGTGGCTTGCGAACAAGAAGAGCGACTTTGTCCAGCTCGGAAGGCTGAAGCAAATTCTGTCCCTTCTTTAGTGACAGCTCTTAGCGTCCCCACCATGCCACCAACGAAAAGTCACGCAGCCGGAGCTCTAAACACTCGTTCGGCTAGTAGTCCTGTTCCAGGGTCACTTCACTTCACACACAGCTCGCTAGAACACACCAGCAGTGTCCAGTACCCTCCCATCCTTGTGACCAACAGCCAGGGGGCTTCAGTGGCATACAGCGAACCTTTCCCCAAGTATGACTCTGTGGTCAGCGATCATGGATACTACTCCATGCTCAGTGATTTCTCCACCATCAGCTTGGGAAGCATGCAGGACAGCTTTTGCAGCCTAGAGCAGCCGGATCCGGCAGGTGCAGGGGGAGTTTATCCTGGACGGGCTCCAAGCATGTGCCCTGAGCCTGGACGCAGCCATTCTTCTGATTCCTTCTCGTCCTACAGTGCGGAGATGTATTCCATGGAAGGAAGCCTGGATGACAGCATGAAAGGCCCACCATCACAGTCCCAAATTCAGTCATCTGCTCAGACTCGCTTGCAGGCATTTGCTCATGGTTTCCATCATGAGGCTTTGACAAGGGTCCAAAGTTATGGCACGGATGAACCCAAACCAGTGCCTCGCAAGCAGTCCTCTGCTCATCTCGTGCCCCATGCGCAACATCCTGTTGTTGGGGCCAGATCGAGTTGTCCGGGTGACTATCCCCCTCTTGCCCAAAATGTGATGCCTTCTTCCGGTCCGGCACAGCAAGGTCGATCTTTAGGGATGACCCGAATGGACAGCATCTCAGATTCTCGTCTTTACGAGAGCAATCCCCTGAGGCAGCGTCGTCCTCCTCTGTGCCGGGAGCAACACGCAAGCTGGGATCCTTTGCCATGTGGGAATGAGCCTTACGGTTATGGAGGTTATGGACTCACTGGAGGACTAATGCCTTGTTGTGAACGTGTGATGGTCCGAAGTATGCCTGAGAAGATGGAGCAGATTTGGAGATCTCCTTGGGACACCCCTCCAGGACCACATCCAGGACCCCACTGCCCTGCATTAGAACCTCAAGAAAGACACCTGATCCCAGAGCAGCAGTACCAGACTTATCGCAACCTCTGCAATATCTTCCCAGCATATGTAGTCCATTCAGTTATGGAGAAGAATCCTCACATGACCGATCCTCAGCAACTAGCGGCCGTCATTGTGACAAAACTGAGGTCCTGTCATTGAACATTTGGGCAAGGTTGGAAGAGGGACAGAAGAATGCAAGTTGTAAATGTGTCTACTCGAGCATTTCCAATGGTACTTGAAGATATAGGGCATATATTTTACCTCCATATACAATCTTTGAATCCTTTCTTTTACATTATCACCAGGATTATCTCGGATGGATCTTCTACCCAGAGGCAATCCATCCATtcactggagagagagaaaagcacatTTAGCATTGGAAATGGAAGGAGTTTTTTGACATAAAAGAAGCAAATTCTCTATTTTATGTGCATGCCATTTACCTTTCCATTCCCACCTGTTGAATATGCACTTATGCAGAAGGAACATCTGTGTCAATGTAGTCAAAGTATCCCAGTCATTTAAGAAGAGCTGGGGTTTGCcagtaaattattattttaatatggtTTGTAGGAAGGTAGTTAGATAAAgcatcttagacagaaatgttTCTTAGTCCTTCAAGGAGTTAATGAAATGATATTATTTCTGTGAAGCGTAGGTGAATTTTTACCAGGTTGCAGACAACACAAAGTTGAGAGGACTCTTGTGTGGGGAAACTCTGATCAGAAACGATCTTACACAAATATGAGTACAATTGCGTATTCACTTGCACCAGTGTAAATAATGTTGACTATATTTTGCCTTGTGTGTGAAATTTCAGAAAGGAACGTGAACTCTTGAGTACCTCAAAGCATGAACTTTGAATTTTTATTAACTTTAATGGCCTTATATCAGTGACCTCACCACAGGCATTGAAGTGATTGTTTCCGGTTGGTTGTGCGGAGGTCAAggtttgtgtttgttatttatcAGTGAGCACTAGCGGTATTTAGAgcaattttgtttcatttcagaGGGGCGGCGCCACTGAGACCTGCCAAAATAACATGATAATGTAACTCCTTTCTCACAAAGCCATTTTAAAAGATTCTTTGACGCTGCTTAACCGAGGCCAAAAAGATAATTAGCAACTTATGTAGAAgatacagaaatattaatgtttCACGAAGGCTAGCTGGCGTTTTCGTTGAGTGTCACAACcacattagtgtttattttgatgTGATGCTAGGCGCTAGTTTTGTGCAGTAACTTTACAAATGCTAAATGATTCTCcaagtcattttttaaaagatgtTTACATGGTTTTAAAACTATGGTCTGATGGGTTTAACATGTACTGGATTCACTTTTTGAGCTGTGGCCATCTTGTTTTTCTCAAGGCTATAGTTGGGTACAAGAAAGGCAAATATTCATCCAGGAAATTATTTGGAATTTCTACAAGTAAGTCTTTTTCAGGAACATCTGCCAATTTACATGAAAATTTTACTGTTTACAGAATGATTATAGCTTTAAACACAGCTCTGAATCCATACATGAAACTGGAGCGATAGTGTGACAGTTAACTTGCTCATTAGTCAATTAAGACTCATAACGATTTAATTGTAACTTAATGATAACCTAATGAGAATTGTGCATTAACCAAGGGGCAAAAGGAAATGGGTCTCTTCGGCTAAATGCTCATGAAGAGCATGTATTTTCTGATTTGTGCTGAGAGACCCTGCCTCCAGCCCTCTTGTAATTTAGAAGAACATTAGGAGAATCTTTTTGAATGTTACAGACCCCGAGACACTCTCAGTTTCTGGGCGAGAactttatctctcttttttgggttgtattgtttttgttttcatgaGCGCAGGTGGGACCTGAGGGGTTCTGTTGCCGCTCGTGGGAAGGTGTGACACACTGCCTACCTGTTTCTCCCTGTGCGATACACACACGAAACACCAGGCTGTCGTTGGGTTGTTTCTTACATTTGACTAAGAGGTCGCTTGCTGCCTTTCCATCCAAACGTTCCTTCCCCATTTTTATTTCTCCAAGTACTCCGCCTGAAATATTTAGAAAttgattttattgatttaaataAGACACACCAGTTTAAAAGCTGTTCATTTGGATTGATGCTAATGAATGCTAATGCACCTATCCATCACTTTAAAGCTTCAGCTCCTGTTTCAATAATTGCTTCATCATGCTCTCA from Hoplias malabaricus isolate fHopMal1 chromosome 2, fHopMal1.hap1, whole genome shotgun sequence encodes the following:
- the zc3h12b gene encoding probable ribonuclease ZC3H12B isoform X2; this encodes MVLELAAPASAGPPLQRCIPHIERVFRVKVSCRAAEPQHGAGGTLLVQIDDGTEQDCTKAKDYIVSLIFPVQRHRERLTLWLQRRLHSLRAAIEYESCAVLQVREHALELQGGHAQVTAACAMLQRLKAEHRGWCRDPEPAPSPVGHGSPGDEEEDEEDEEDEGEGEGSSSESEGEARVRGVSSGGGALEAGAGSGGRRREPLMATKPHRQLCRSPCLDRPSFSQSSTLQELRADDAQTDSVHGTMEFTYRTPPTSIGHAPSPQTSSESRDYQMKMEFALKLGYSGEQVESVLSKLGPSALINDVLAELVRLGNKGELEVQAPVSSTGLAPRGSGVKEAVSPEASLEEETTDTYDNLRPIVIDGSNVAMSHGNKEVFSCLGIQLAVDWFLEKGHKDITVFVPAWRKEQSRPDAPITDQEILRKLEKEKILVFTPSRRVQGRRVVCYDDRFIVKLACDSDGIIVSNDNYRDLQNEKPEWKKFIEERLLMYSFVNDKFMPPDDPLGRHGPSLENFLRKRPVVPEHKKQPCPYGKKCTYGHKCKYYHPERAAQPMRSVADELRAFAKLSAVKTMSEGALVKCGTSGTSAKGDGSEAKRVAPKRQSDPSIRSVACEQEERLCPARKAEANSVPSLVTALSVPTMPPTKSHAAGALNTRSASSPVPGSLHFTHSSLEHTSSVQYPPILVTNSQGASVAYSEPFPKYDSVVSDHGYYSMLSDFSTISLGSMQDSFCSLEQPDPAGAGGVYPGRAPSMCPEPGRSHSSDSFSSYSAEMYSMEGSLDDSMKGPPSQSQIQSSAQTRLQAFAHGFHHEALTRVQSYGTDEPKPVPRKQSSAHLVPHAQHPVVGARSSCPGDYPPLAQNVMPSSGPAQQGRSLGMTRMDSISDSRLYESNPLRQRRPPLCREQHASWDPLPCGNEPYGYGGYGLTGGLMPCCERVMVRSMPEKMEQIWRSPWDTPPGPHPGPHCPALEPQERHLIPEQQYQTYRNLCNIFPAYVVHSVMEKNPHMTDPQQLAAVIVTKLRSCH
- the zc3h12b gene encoding probable ribonuclease ZC3H12B isoform X1, translated to MVLELAAPASAGPPLQRCIPHIERVFRVKVSCRAAEPQHGAGGTLLVQIDDGTEQDCTKAKDYIVSLIFPVQRHRERLTLWLQRRLHSLRAAIEYESCAVLQVREHALELQGGHAQVTAACAMLQRLKAEHRGWCRDPEPAPSPVGHGSPGDEEEDEEDEEDEGEGEGSSSESEGEARVRGVSSGGGALEAGAGSGGRRREPLMATKPHRQLCRSPCLDRPSFSQSSTLQELRADDAQTDSVHGTMEFTYRTPPTSIGHAPSPQTSSESRDYQMKMEFALKLGYSGEQVESVLSKLGPSALINDVLAELVRLGNKGELEVQAPVSSTGLAPRGSGVKEAVSPEASLEEETTDTYDNLRPIVIDGSNVAMSHGNKEVFSCLGIQLAVDWFLEKGHKDITVFVPAWRKEQSRPDAPITDQEILRKLEKEKILVFTPSRRVQGRRVVCYDDRFIVKLACDSDGIIVSNDNYRDLQNEKPEWKKFIEERLLMYSFVNDKFMPPDDPLGRHGPSLENFLRKRPVVPEHKKQPCPYGQYSKSKKCTYGHKCKYYHPERAAQPMRSVADELRAFAKLSAVKTMSEGALVKCGTSGTSAKGDGSEAKRVAPKRQSDPSIRSVACEQEERLCPARKAEANSVPSLVTALSVPTMPPTKSHAAGALNTRSASSPVPGSLHFTHSSLEHTSSVQYPPILVTNSQGASVAYSEPFPKYDSVVSDHGYYSMLSDFSTISLGSMQDSFCSLEQPDPAGAGGVYPGRAPSMCPEPGRSHSSDSFSSYSAEMYSMEGSLDDSMKGPPSQSQIQSSAQTRLQAFAHGFHHEALTRVQSYGTDEPKPVPRKQSSAHLVPHAQHPVVGARSSCPGDYPPLAQNVMPSSGPAQQGRSLGMTRMDSISDSRLYESNPLRQRRPPLCREQHASWDPLPCGNEPYGYGGYGLTGGLMPCCERVMVRSMPEKMEQIWRSPWDTPPGPHPGPHCPALEPQERHLIPEQQYQTYRNLCNIFPAYVVHSVMEKNPHMTDPQQLAAVIVTKLRSCH